A genomic segment from Vicinamibacterales bacterium encodes:
- a CDS encoding beta-eliminating lyase-related protein, giving the protein MSALTRRSFVETLGVTAGLGGLAAAAPAATSTTGAPGDAAGDRTVHLGGDGIGLSPVAYASLLNRLTSAREVGEDTYLLGGEIEAFEKEWAALLGKETAVFMPSGTLANHLALRALAGSRRRVIVPEMSHIYNDTGDACQTLSALTLLPLAPGAATFTVADVEAVLARTAGGRVATGVGAIAIESPIRRLSGQLFDWAEAQRIAAFARERGIGTHLDGARLFIASAYTGIAPRDYAAPFDTVYVSLWKYFNAGQGAILAGPRSVLDGLFHVRRMFGGNLAVGWPAAVVARHYMAGFLDRLKAAVAVSEGLYAGLANHPKVAIARIPDGTNLTRLTLRADGAAVVRRLAEAGIRMPAPSPQGIVTLGVNETWTRRSAPELVKAFEQALA; this is encoded by the coding sequence CTGGCCGCGGCCGCGCCCGCGGCCACCTCCACCACCGGTGCGCCCGGCGATGCCGCTGGGGACCGCACCGTCCACCTGGGTGGTGACGGCATCGGGCTGTCGCCGGTGGCCTACGCCTCGCTGCTCAACCGACTCACGTCGGCGCGCGAGGTCGGCGAGGACACCTATCTTCTGGGCGGCGAGATCGAGGCGTTCGAGAAGGAGTGGGCGGCGCTCCTCGGCAAGGAGACGGCGGTGTTCATGCCGTCGGGGACGCTCGCCAACCACCTCGCGCTGCGCGCGCTGGCGGGCAGCCGCCGCCGGGTCATCGTCCCCGAGATGAGCCACATCTACAACGACACCGGCGACGCGTGCCAGACGCTGTCCGCGCTCACCCTGCTGCCGCTCGCGCCCGGCGCCGCGACCTTCACGGTGGCGGACGTGGAGGCCGTCCTCGCGCGCACCGCCGGCGGCCGCGTGGCGACCGGCGTGGGCGCCATCGCGATCGAGAGTCCGATCCGGCGCCTGTCTGGACAGCTCTTCGACTGGGCCGAGGCGCAGCGGATCGCGGCCTTCGCTCGGGAGCGCGGCATCGGCACGCACCTCGACGGCGCGCGCCTGTTCATCGCCTCGGCGTACACCGGGATCGCGCCGCGGGACTACGCCGCGCCGTTCGACACCGTCTACGTGTCGTTGTGGAAGTACTTCAACGCGGGCCAGGGGGCCATCCTGGCCGGGCCCAGGAGCGTCCTCGACGGCCTGTTCCACGTGCGCCGCATGTTCGGGGGCAACCTGGCCGTCGGGTGGCCCGCCGCCGTGGTGGCCCGCCACTACATGGCCGGCTTCCTCGATCGGCTGAAGGCGGCGGTCGCCGTGTCCGAGGGACTCTACGCGGGACTGGCGAACCATCCCAAGGTGGCCATCGCACGGATTCCGGACGGCACGAACCTCACGCGCCTCACACTGCGCGCGGACGGCGCCGCGGTGGTGCGGCGGCTGGCCGAGGCCGGCATCCGCATGCCGGCGCCCTCGCCCCAGGGGATCGTGACGCTGGGCGTCAACGAGACGTGGACCCGGCGGAGCGCGCCGGAGCTCGTCAAGGCCTTCGAGCAGGCGCTGGCCTGA
- a CDS encoding GMC family oxidoreductase — MRAQGPTYDLILVGSSFAASFFLRKFLALRPAARVLVLERGAEVTHADHGRFAGRHNAAAAGAFVNSTPEKRWLFRLALGGTSNLWSACTPRLTPEDFELRRRYGVAADWPLAYDDLERYYGEAEEIMAVSGPQRGGPWPRSRPYPQPPHRLSDPDMRLKAAAPSLWCEQPCARPTRPTRQRPACCATGSCPQCPVDSKFTVMNELRTLYAAGGVELRLGAHVREVEHTGGVAGGVRWTEDGREQRARGDVVAIGANAIFNPHLLIRSGLDGPEVGRGLVEQAGIEATVELDGVDGFGGSTLVTAIGYPLHDGPHRKTRAAALIESHNTPIFLRNERGRWRQRLRVKVIFEDLRQPANRVTLDPGDPDRPRVTFASRSAYTLAGIASLPDALPRALAALPIEKVTIAAAPNPTEGHVQCTTPMGDDPGTSVVDRDQRHHRVRNLLVLGASVFPTCPPGNPSLTLSALSLRAAERLLA; from the coding sequence TACGATCTCATCCTCGTCGGCTCGAGCTTCGCCGCCTCGTTCTTCCTCCGGAAGTTCCTGGCGCTGCGGCCCGCCGCGCGCGTGCTGGTGCTCGAGCGCGGGGCCGAGGTGACGCACGCCGACCATGGCCGCTTCGCGGGCCGGCACAACGCCGCCGCCGCCGGGGCGTTCGTCAACAGCACGCCGGAGAAGCGCTGGCTCTTCCGCCTCGCCCTCGGCGGGACCTCCAACCTGTGGTCGGCGTGCACCCCACGGCTCACGCCTGAGGACTTCGAGCTCCGACGCCGGTACGGCGTCGCCGCGGACTGGCCTCTCGCCTACGACGACCTCGAGCGGTACTACGGCGAGGCCGAGGAGATCATGGCCGTGTCGGGACCGCAACGCGGCGGCCCGTGGCCCCGGAGCCGCCCGTACCCGCAGCCTCCGCACCGGCTGTCCGATCCCGACATGCGCCTGAAGGCCGCCGCCCCCTCGCTCTGGTGCGAGCAGCCGTGTGCGCGGCCCACGCGCCCGACCAGGCAGCGTCCGGCGTGTTGCGCCACCGGCTCGTGCCCGCAGTGCCCGGTGGACTCGAAGTTCACGGTGATGAACGAACTGCGCACGCTGTACGCCGCCGGCGGCGTCGAGTTGCGCCTGGGCGCCCACGTGCGGGAGGTGGAGCACACGGGCGGCGTGGCCGGCGGCGTCCGCTGGACCGAGGACGGCCGGGAGCAGCGCGCGCGGGGGGACGTCGTCGCGATCGGCGCCAACGCGATCTTCAACCCGCACCTGCTGATCAGATCCGGACTCGACGGCCCCGAGGTGGGCCGCGGCCTCGTCGAGCAGGCCGGCATCGAGGCCACCGTCGAGCTCGACGGCGTGGACGGCTTCGGCGGCAGCACGCTGGTCACGGCCATCGGCTATCCCCTGCACGACGGGCCGCACAGGAAGACGCGCGCCGCGGCCCTGATCGAATCGCACAACACGCCCATCTTCTTGAGAAACGAACGCGGACGGTGGCGCCAGCGCCTGCGCGTGAAGGTGATCTTCGAGGATCTGCGGCAGCCGGCGAACCGCGTCACGCTCGACCCGGGCGATCCCGACCGGCCGCGGGTGACCTTTGCGTCGCGGTCCGCCTACACGCTGGCCGGCATCGCGTCGCTGCCCGACGCGCTGCCGCGCGCCCTCGCGGCGCTGCCGATCGAGAAGGTCACGATCGCCGCGGCTCCGAATCCCACCGAGGGCCACGTCCAGTGCACGACGCCGATGGGCGACGATCCCGGAACGAGCGTCGTGGATCGGGACCAGCGCCACCACCGGGTCAGGAACCTCCTCGTCCTCGGCGCCAGCGTCTTCCCGACGTGCCCTCCTGGCAATCCGTCCCTCACCCTGTCTGCGCTGTCCCTCCGGGCGGCGGAACGGCTGCTCGCATGA